From one Electrophorus electricus isolate fEleEle1 chromosome 20, fEleEle1.pri, whole genome shotgun sequence genomic stretch:
- the sh2d5 gene encoding SH2 domain-containing protein 5 isoform X1: protein MGETPAREDGTVTRSAEYVGSFPVDDCCLDDQMQQLHMQLKSLTNSKRRRSVSLKFSVKGVKVYNEDETTLLMAHALRRVSLSIARPSDAQFAFVAHNPGSPDAQLYCHLFKARHARAAQFLNLLLCRCFQLFYLDKHPEDAQVDSSMRKPTCAPSLLNHGFPLSVSALVSFRRAPNQGLLLPEPKVPPHPSTDVISGPEDVFPISPTLVRKKAMRDKVLRSGAYRSFTCTPLKQRHLQDRLNAPQGKGPDSVPACRVRAPSLAETEEALAHAVWSWTGISSDSSSSLLAEDVLGSYLLCPHPEKPNVGSLLIRFPSGLVTLAVKTCKGKCFLEKCHIKFESLAALIEHYTEFRGELQCSLSCARVNHCYEWDETMNRDQRLHLPQRSKQNPKNQCWV from the exons ATGGGCGAGACACCAGCCAGAGAGGATGGAACTGTCACGAGGTCTGCGGAG TACGTTGGCTCATTTCCTGTTGATGACTGCTGTTTGGATGATCAGATGCAACAACTACACATGCAGCTGAAATCTCTGACG AACTCCAAACGAAGGCGATCCGTCTCCCTGAAGTTCTCCGTCAAAGGCGTGAAGGTGTACAACGAGGATGAGACG ACTCTTCTGATGGCCCATGCCCTGCGCAGAGTCTCCCTCTCCATTGCTCGCCCCTCCGATGCCCAGTTCGCCTTTGTCGCCCACAACCCTGGAAGTCCCGACGCCCAACTCTACTGTCACCTCTTCAAGGCCCGGCATGCCAGAGCG GCCCAGTTCCTGAACCTGCTGCTATGCCGCTGCTTCCAGCTGTTTTATCTGGACAAACATCCGGAAGACGCGCAGGTGGACTCGTCCATGAGGAAGCCCACGTGCGCTCCTTCCCTACTCAACCACGGCTTCCCGCTCAGCGTCAGTGCCCTTGTGTCCTTTCGCCGGGCACCTAACCAGGGCTTGCTGCTCCCGGAGCCAAAG GTCCCTCCTCATCCCAGCACAGACGTCATTAGCGGTCCAGAGGACGTCTTCCCAATCTCACCTACGCTTGTACGTAAGAAGGCCATGAGAGACAAAGTGCTGCGTTCAGGGGCCTATCGCTCCTTCACCTGTACGCCATTAAAACAGCGCCACCTGCAGGACCGGCTGAACGCTCCACAAG gcaaGGGGCCGGACAGTGTGCCAGCGTGCAGGGTGCGTGCCCCAAGCTTGGCCGAAACCGAAGAAGCACTGGCTCACGCCGTGTGGAGCTGGACTGGCATCTCTAG TGACAGCAGCTCTTCGCTACTTGCCGAGGATGTTCTGGGCTCCTACCTGCTGTGTCCACACCCCGAGAAGCCCAACGTCGGGTCTCTTCTTATACGCTTCCCCTCGGGTCTGGTCACTTTGGCTGTTAAAACctgcaaaggaaaatgtttcCTTGAG AAGTGCCACATCAAGTTTGAGAGCCTCGCTGCGTTAATTGAGCACTACACAGAGTTCCGAGGGGAGCTGCAGTGCTCACTGAGCTGTGCTCGAGTCAATCACTGCTATGAATGGGATGAGACTATGAACAGGGACCAGAGGTTGCACTTGCCCCAGAGGAGCAAGCAAAACCCCAAAAATCAATGCTGggtttaa
- the sh2d5 gene encoding SH2 domain-containing protein 5 isoform X2, whose product MQQLHMQLKSLTNSKRRRSVSLKFSVKGVKVYNEDETTLLMAHALRRVSLSIARPSDAQFAFVAHNPGSPDAQLYCHLFKARHARAAQFLNLLLCRCFQLFYLDKHPEDAQVDSSMRKPTCAPSLLNHGFPLSVSALVSFRRAPNQGLLLPEPKVPPHPSTDVISGPEDVFPISPTLVRKKAMRDKVLRSGAYRSFTCTPLKQRHLQDRLNAPQGKGPDSVPACRVRAPSLAETEEALAHAVWSWTGISSDSSSSLLAEDVLGSYLLCPHPEKPNVGSLLIRFPSGLVTLAVKTCKGKCFLEKCHIKFESLAALIEHYTEFRGELQCSLSCARVNHCYEWDETMNRDQRLHLPQRSKQNPKNQCWV is encoded by the exons ATGCAACAACTACACATGCAGCTGAAATCTCTGACG AACTCCAAACGAAGGCGATCCGTCTCCCTGAAGTTCTCCGTCAAAGGCGTGAAGGTGTACAACGAGGATGAGACG ACTCTTCTGATGGCCCATGCCCTGCGCAGAGTCTCCCTCTCCATTGCTCGCCCCTCCGATGCCCAGTTCGCCTTTGTCGCCCACAACCCTGGAAGTCCCGACGCCCAACTCTACTGTCACCTCTTCAAGGCCCGGCATGCCAGAGCG GCCCAGTTCCTGAACCTGCTGCTATGCCGCTGCTTCCAGCTGTTTTATCTGGACAAACATCCGGAAGACGCGCAGGTGGACTCGTCCATGAGGAAGCCCACGTGCGCTCCTTCCCTACTCAACCACGGCTTCCCGCTCAGCGTCAGTGCCCTTGTGTCCTTTCGCCGGGCACCTAACCAGGGCTTGCTGCTCCCGGAGCCAAAG GTCCCTCCTCATCCCAGCACAGACGTCATTAGCGGTCCAGAGGACGTCTTCCCAATCTCACCTACGCTTGTACGTAAGAAGGCCATGAGAGACAAAGTGCTGCGTTCAGGGGCCTATCGCTCCTTCACCTGTACGCCATTAAAACAGCGCCACCTGCAGGACCGGCTGAACGCTCCACAAG gcaaGGGGCCGGACAGTGTGCCAGCGTGCAGGGTGCGTGCCCCAAGCTTGGCCGAAACCGAAGAAGCACTGGCTCACGCCGTGTGGAGCTGGACTGGCATCTCTAG TGACAGCAGCTCTTCGCTACTTGCCGAGGATGTTCTGGGCTCCTACCTGCTGTGTCCACACCCCGAGAAGCCCAACGTCGGGTCTCTTCTTATACGCTTCCCCTCGGGTCTGGTCACTTTGGCTGTTAAAACctgcaaaggaaaatgtttcCTTGAG AAGTGCCACATCAAGTTTGAGAGCCTCGCTGCGTTAATTGAGCACTACACAGAGTTCCGAGGGGAGCTGCAGTGCTCACTGAGCTGTGCTCGAGTCAATCACTGCTATGAATGGGATGAGACTATGAACAGGGACCAGAGGTTGCACTTGCCCCAGAGGAGCAAGCAAAACCCCAAAAATCAATGCTGggtttaa